A region of Thermus oshimai DSM 12092 DNA encodes the following proteins:
- a CDS encoding class I SAM-dependent methyltransferase, whose translation MGYTLTRVAYAYDRLRAHPPEVAGQIATAMAGALQTRGEEAVFLELGVGTGRIALPLIARGYRYIALDHDPAMLEVFRQKAAGVMRKVQVLEADARKVPLPDESVHAVIAVHLWHLLPDWPKALAEALRVLKPGGVLLEGWDRVVSEEEWALQEKWRALVEEEGFPVERGLHQRRLKEVEEALRRLGLRPKARQVALWREERTPRESLEALQERLYSFTQRVPQEAHERAMARLWTWAEGTFGDLDRPFTVEKSFHLRVTRLG comes from the coding sequence ATGGGGTACACCTTGACCCGGGTGGCCTACGCGTACGACCGCCTGAGGGCCCACCCCCCGGAGGTGGCAGGGCAGATCGCCACGGCCATGGCGGGCGCCCTCCAGACCAGGGGGGAGGAAGCGGTGTTCCTGGAGCTTGGGGTGGGCACGGGGCGCATCGCCCTCCCCCTCATCGCCCGGGGGTACCGGTACATCGCCCTGGACCATGACCCCGCCATGCTGGAGGTCTTCCGGCAGAAGGCCGCGGGGGTTATGCGCAAGGTCCAGGTCCTGGAGGCGGACGCCAGGAAGGTGCCCCTGCCGGACGAAAGCGTCCACGCGGTGATCGCGGTGCACCTTTGGCACCTCCTTCCCGACTGGCCCAAAGCCCTGGCGGAGGCCTTAAGGGTCTTGAAGCCCGGGGGGGTCCTCCTGGAGGGCTGGGACCGGGTGGTCTCGGAGGAGGAGTGGGCCCTGCAGGAGAAGTGGCGGGCCCTGGTGGAGGAAGAGGGCTTTCCCGTGGAGCGGGGGCTCCACCAGAGGAGACTAAAGGAGGTGGAGGAGGCCCTTAGGCGGCTCGGCCTTAGGCCCAAAGCCCGCCAGGTGGCCCTTTGGCGGGAGGAGAGGACCCCCAGGGAGAGCCTCGAGGCCCTCCAGGAAAGGCTTTACTCCTTCACCCAAAGGGTGCCCCAGGAGGCCCACGAGCGGGCCATGGCCCGGCTTTGGACCTGGGCCGAGGGCACCTTCGGCGACCTGGACCGGCCCTTCACCGTGGAGAAGAGCTTCCACCTGCGCGTGACCCGGCTGGGATGA
- a CDS encoding biotin--[acetyl-CoA-carboxylase] ligase, translated as MPALLDLLTEEFQSGEALARLLGVSRAAVHKEAHRLLEEGYPLEVGRKGYRVRPGTPLPHLFHPPGRFGRPYRYLGRVGSTQDALKAWAEEGAPEGALVLSEVQERGRGRRGRPWQSRPGDSLTFSLLLRPSLPLAALGLLPLLSGLALWEAVGVGGLKWPNDLLAPDGRKLAGVLLEAKVEGEEVAYALLGVGVNVAWAPEGAAPLLEFGAFSRRGILEAFLLRLEALLPLLEDPPSFLARYREASYTLGRRVRVETPKGPVEGVAEAVLPDGSLVVGGVRVAAGEVALLPIIE; from the coding sequence ATGCCGGCCCTGCTGGACCTCCTTACCGAGGAGTTCCAAAGCGGCGAGGCCCTGGCCCGCCTCCTCGGGGTGAGCCGGGCCGCGGTGCACAAGGAGGCCCACCGCCTCCTGGAAGAGGGCTACCCCCTGGAGGTGGGGCGGAAGGGGTACCGCGTCCGCCCCGGCACCCCCCTTCCCCATCTCTTCCACCCCCCGGGGCGGTTTGGGCGCCCCTACCGCTACCTGGGCCGGGTGGGGAGCACCCAGGACGCCCTCAAGGCCTGGGCGGAGGAGGGGGCCCCGGAAGGGGCCTTGGTCCTTTCCGAGGTGCAGGAAAGGGGCCGGGGCCGGAGGGGGAGGCCCTGGCAAAGCCGCCCTGGGGATAGCCTCACCTTCTCCCTCCTCCTGAGGCCGAGCCTTCCCTTGGCCGCCTTGGGCCTTCTCCCCCTCCTTTCCGGCCTGGCCCTGTGGGAGGCGGTGGGGGTGGGGGGGCTCAAGTGGCCCAACGACCTCCTGGCCCCGGACGGCCGCAAGCTGGCTGGGGTCCTCCTGGAGGCCAAGGTGGAGGGGGAGGAGGTGGCCTACGCCCTCCTTGGGGTGGGGGTGAACGTGGCCTGGGCCCCCGAAGGGGCGGCACCCCTCCTGGAGTTTGGGGCCTTTTCCCGGCGGGGGATCTTGGAGGCCTTCCTCCTCCGCTTGGAGGCCCTCCTCCCCCTCCTGGAAGACCCCCCCTCTTTCCTCGCCCGCTACCGGGAGGCCTCCTACACCCTGGGCCGGAGGGTGCGGGTGGAAACCCCAAAGGGCCCCGTGGAGGGGGTGGCGGAGGCGGTCCTCCCCGACGGGAGCCTGGTGGTGGGGGGGGTGCGGGTGGCCGCGGGGGAGGTGGCCCTTCTGCCCATTATTGAGTAA
- a CDS encoding secondary thiamine-phosphate synthase enzyme YjbQ — MKTIQVETPREGFVNITRKVEEALSGHTGLVYLFTPHTTCGLLLQEGADPDVAHDLLRRLEELAPKLHPKDRHAEGNTHAHLKSLLTGVSLLLFAEGGRLKLGRWQQVFLAEFDGPRRREVWVRPL; from the coding sequence ATGAAGACCATCCAAGTAGAAACCCCAAGGGAAGGCTTCGTGAACATCACCCGGAAGGTGGAGGAGGCCCTCTCGGGCCACACGGGCCTGGTCTACCTCTTCACCCCCCACACCACCTGCGGCCTCCTCCTCCAGGAAGGGGCGGACCCCGACGTGGCCCACGACCTCCTCCGGCGCCTGGAGGAGCTTGCCCCTAAGCTCCACCCCAAGGACCGGCACGCCGAGGGCAACACCCACGCCCACCTGAAAAGCCTCCTCACCGGGGTGAGCCTCCTCCTCTTCGCCGAGGGGGGAAGGCTTAAGCTTGGGCGCTGGCAGCAGGTCTTCCTGGCGGAGTTTGACGGGCCGAGGAGGCGGGAGGTCTGGGTAAGGCCCCTCTAA
- a CDS encoding glucose-1-phosphate thymidylyltransferase yields MKGLILAAGRGTRLRPLTHTRPKPVIRVAGRPIIHYAVENLLQAGVEEIGVVVSPETEKDLRLALEAYPVRYILQEEPQGLAHAVGVARGFLGQSPFVLYLGDNLFQKGIRPFLEAFSEGVSAVIALVRVENPRQFGVAVLEGERIVRLVEKPKDPPSDLAVAGVYVFTPEILEVIRDLKPSARGEYEITDAIQGLIERGRKVVGVEVQGWWKDTGRPEDLLDANRLLLEELAPRLDGEVEESHLTGRVVVERGARVVGSRVIGPAYIGEGAVVEGAYIGPFTSLGPGARVVRAEVEYAILEDQAVVEDSPLRLQESILGVGAQVKGRNGLPRAHRLVLGDLSQVELA; encoded by the coding sequence ATGAAGGGTCTCATCCTGGCCGCGGGCCGGGGCACGCGCCTCAGGCCCCTCACCCACACCCGGCCCAAGCCCGTGATCCGGGTGGCGGGGCGGCCCATCATCCACTACGCGGTGGAGAACCTCCTCCAGGCAGGGGTGGAGGAGATCGGGGTGGTGGTCTCCCCGGAAACCGAGAAGGACCTGAGGCTGGCCCTCGAGGCCTACCCCGTGCGCTACATCCTCCAGGAGGAGCCCCAGGGCCTGGCCCACGCGGTGGGGGTGGCCCGGGGCTTCCTGGGGCAAAGCCCCTTCGTCCTCTACCTGGGGGATAACCTCTTCCAGAAGGGCATCCGCCCTTTCCTGGAAGCCTTTTCCGAGGGGGTGAGCGCGGTCATCGCCCTGGTGCGGGTGGAAAACCCCCGCCAGTTCGGGGTGGCCGTCTTGGAGGGGGAGCGCATCGTCCGCCTGGTGGAGAAGCCCAAAGACCCCCCTTCGGACCTGGCGGTGGCCGGGGTCTACGTCTTCACCCCGGAGATCCTGGAGGTCATCCGGGACCTCAAGCCCTCGGCCCGGGGGGAGTACGAGATCACGGACGCCATCCAGGGCCTGATTGAGCGGGGCCGGAAGGTGGTGGGGGTGGAGGTCCAGGGCTGGTGGAAGGACACCGGCCGCCCCGAGGACCTCCTGGACGCCAACCGCCTCCTCCTGGAGGAGCTTGCCCCCCGGCTGGACGGGGAGGTGGAGGAAAGCCACCTCACGGGCCGGGTGGTGGTGGAGCGGGGGGCGAGGGTGGTGGGAAGCCGGGTCATCGGCCCGGCCTACATCGGCGAGGGCGCGGTGGTGGAGGGGGCCTACATCGGCCCCTTCACCTCCTTGGGGCCGGGGGCGAGGGTGGTGCGGGCGGAGGTGGAGTACGCCATCCTGGAGGACCAGGCGGTGGTGGAGGACTCCCCCCTCCGCCTCCAGGAGAGCATCCTGGGCGTGGGGGCCCAGGTGAAGGGGCGTAACGGCCTCCCCCGGGCCCACCGCCTGGTCCTGGGGGATCTCTCCCAGGTGGAGCTGGCCTGA